A genomic window from Lotus japonicus ecotype B-129 chromosome 1, LjGifu_v1.2 includes:
- the LOC130740600 gene encoding psbP domain-containing protein 4, chloroplastic translates to MDMATAFSTTSVLSWRNPQCMHNPLPSHTRCHSSVQDGILRTVAASGSKENCLVDGKTEKCPSLLVNRRAVLASGVSLLCFPGESLAVVKQGLLAGRIPGLSEPDEQGWRTYRRPDEKSGGHGVGWSPIIPYTFAVPQEWEEVPVSIADLGGTEIDLRFASSKEGRLFVIVAPVLRFSDNLGDDVKIEQIGTPDKVISAFGPEVIGENVEGKVLSASVAEHEGRTYYQFELEPPHVLITTTAAGNRLYLFGITGSGLQWKRHYNDLKKIAESFRVV, encoded by the exons ATGGACATGGCAACAGCCTTTTCCACGACCAGTGTGCTTTCTTGGAGGAACCCGCAGTGCATGCATAACCCTCTTCCTTCACACACACGTTGCCACTCTTCAGTCCAAGATGGAATTCTAAGAACTGTAGCTGCTTCAGGCTCAAAAGAGAACTGTTTGGTTGATGGAAAAACCGAGAAGTGTCCCTCTTTGTTGGTGAACAGAAGAGCAGTTTTGGCTTCTGGGGTTTCTTTGTTGTGTTTCCCAGGTGAGAGTTTGGCTGTGGTGAAACAAGGTCTTCTAGCAGGGAGAATTCCTGGCCTGTCTGAGCCAGATGAACAAG GTTGGAGGACATATCGCAGGCCAGATGAGAAGTCAGGGGGACATGGTGTTGGGTGGAGTCCTATTATCCCATACACCTTCGCAGTGCCTCAAGAATGGGAAGAG GTACCAGTATCAATAGCGGATCTTGGTGGCACAGAGATAGATTTAAGATTTGCCAGCTCGAAGGAAGGACGCCTCTTTGTCATTGTTGCACCTGTTCTTAGGTTCTCGGATA ACCTTGGTGATGATGTGAAGATAGAACAAATCGGAACTCCAGACAAAGTGATCAGTGCTTTTGGTCCGGAAGTGATCGGGGAAAATGTCGAAGGGAAGGTTCTTAGTGCAAGTGTAGCAGAACATGAAGGAAGAACTTACTACCAATTTGAATTAGAGCCTCCTCATGTTTTGATTACTACAACTGCAGCTGGCAATCGCCTATACTTGTTTGGTATAACCGGCAGTG GCCTTCAATGGAAGAGACACTATAATGATTTGAAGAAGATTGCTGAATCTTTTAGAGTTGTATAA